Proteins found in one Brachypodium distachyon strain Bd21 chromosome 5, Brachypodium_distachyon_v3.0, whole genome shotgun sequence genomic segment:
- the LOC112269412 gene encoding myb-related protein 340-like: MPKQLRVPSRKRLRRGLWSPEEDMKLRNHIATFGHGCWSHVPKLAGLERCGKSCRLRWINYLRPDLKRVALSQEEKDLILNLHSVLGNRWSQIAARLPGRTDNEVKNFWSSFVKKQQPLRHHGAIVEGNPVIVSTGTTVLFSETGHILSSMGVQHNDDMAAPLLDPVLVQIEAESYMYIQTISMDDVSESVTVTPVRGCSDVTLATSGHMYNGTTEISAGYLDTHGSSGTGHSLVSISSMMASMAGLGAGGSSGPAATDTQHLPWLEDLPGLTGAFTASAASELADGHYGAAAALDELKWSNDQCMLDAGYQQMQY; this comes from the exons ATGCCGAAGCAGCTGCGTGTCCCCAGCAGGAAGCGGCTGCGGAGAGGCCTCTGGTCGCCCGAGGAGGACATGAAGCTGAGGAACCACATTGCCACGTTTGGCCATGGCTGCTGGAGTCATGTCCCCAAGCTTGCAG GCCTTGAGAGGTGCGGAAAGAGCTGCAGGCTGCGGTGGATAAACTACCTGAGGCCGGACCTGAAGCGGGTCGCGTTGTCCCAGGAAGAGAAAGACCTCATCCTCAATCTCCATTCTGTCCTAGGCAACAG gtggTCTCAGATCGCGGCGCGGCTGCCGGGACGGACGGACAACGAGGTGAAGAACTTCTGGAGCTCGTTCGtcaagaagcagcagccgcTCCGCCACCACGGTGCCATCGTCGAAGGCAACCCGGTCATAGTTAGCACGGGCACGACAGTGCTTTTCAGCGAAACCGGGCACATCTTGTCATCCATGGGAGTGCAGCACAATGATGATATGGCGGCGCCCCTTCTTGACCCAGTACTGGTGCAGATAGAAGCTGAGAGCTACATGTATATCCAGACCATCAGCATGGACGACGTCAGTGAGAGCGTGACCGTGACTCCGGTCAGAGGCTGCAGCGATGTAACCTTGGCGACGTCCGGGCACATGTACAACGGAACAACGGAGATCAGTGCTGGTTACTTGGACACGCATGGCTCCTCTGGTACTGGGCACTCGTTGGTCTCGATCTCCAGCATGATGGCTTCAATGGCTGGCCTCGGCGCCGGTGGCAGCAGTGGCCCGGCGGCCACTGACACCCAACATCTGCCGTGGTTGGAGGACCTGCCGGGGTTAACTGGCGCCTTcacggcctccgccgccagcgaATTAGCCGATGGCCACTATGGCGCGGCAGCGGCCCTCGACGAACTCAAGTGGTCCAATGATCAGTGTATGCTCGACGCCGGCTACCAGCAGATGCAATACTAG
- the LOC100844229 gene encoding pinin — protein sequence MSAAAVTSPAPFAFHAPLSKPPVDHTDGCGEFEFRIPANAGALLTAADELFSGGKLVPLLPPPPPLPRSHPAPAPCAELHLQQQEEDEALSESEPASPRAPRCAGRRWRDLLLLVTTKKQQPKPSPGGTTTKTKTRSEPHCYSRPLLSRDSSSSSSSSTATSSSSCDDSARHRPPLRTRSAPVASLLHLMSKKPTIAAAPAAPMKYPLLTRVSSSSSSSSDSGRGSSSALPWHPRAPARPRRPAVAAESPRVSASGRVVFRGLERSSSTPAAAGAGIGIGMGARRPRPRGMERSYSTNVRVDPVINVFGFGHLFFSPASPAKEKKEREGGRRKNGPEKKLAMVLRDPHD from the coding sequence atgagcgccgccgccgtgaccTCGCCGGCCCCCTTCGCGTTCCACGCCCCCCTGTCGAAGCCTCCGGTGGATCACACCGACGGCTGCGGCGAGTTCGAGTTCCGCATCCCCGCGAATGCCGGGGCCTTACTCACCGCCGCAGACGAGCTCTTCTCCGGCGGCAAGCTCGTGCCCCTcctcccgcctccgcctccccttccccgtTCCcatccggcgccggcgccgtgcgCGGAGCTGCatctgcagcagcaggaggaggatgaaGCTCTCTCGGAGTCGGAGCCGGCGTCGCCGCGCGCCCCGCGGTGCGCGGGGAGACGCTGGcgcgatctcctcctcctcgtgaCCACCAAGAAGCAGCAGCCCAAGCCAAGCCCCGGCGGCACGACCACGAAGACGAAGACTCGCTCGGAGCCGCATTGTTATTCCCGGCCGCTCCTCTCGCGCgactcctcctcgtcttcgtcctcatccacggcaacctcctcctcctcctgcgacGACTCCGCccgccaccgcccgccgctgcgCACGCGCTCCGCGCCCGTCGccagcctcctccacctcaTGTCCAAGAAGCCAaccatcgccgccgcgcccgccgcgcccaTGAAGTACCCGCTCCTGACCCGagtctcctcttcctcttcgtcctcctccgactccggcaGGGGGAGCTCCAGCGCGCTGCCGTGGCACCCGCGCGCTCCcgcgcggccacggcggccggcggtggcagcCGAGAGCCCGCGGGTGAGCGCGTCGGGGCGCGTGGTGTTCCGCGGGCTGGAGCGGAGCTCGAGCacgcccgccgcggccggcgccggcatcggcatcggcatgggcgcgcggcggccgcggccgaggGGCATGGAGAGGTCATACTCCACCAACGTGCGCGTGGACCCGGTGATCAACGTGTTCGGGTTcggccacctcttcttctccccggcTTCGCcggccaaggagaagaaggagagggagggcgGCCGGAGGAAGAACGGGCCGGAGAAGAAGCTGGCCATGGTGCTCAGAGATCCGCATGATTAG